The genomic interval AAAGAGTTTGGCCATCATCCAGTTGGAAGTGAACCTTTGGAAAGCCCACTAGGTAGGTTATTTTCAATGCGTTTCAGAAACGTCCCCACAACAAGAAAGCGGTTTGAAGACGTTTGTAAATCAGGATCCCTTGATCAGGACAAGAGGCTTTTTGTGTAAGTCTGTTTCTGCTAGTTACATTTACCTTAAtgaattgtattttattcaatATAAGATATGTGCCTTCCATACGTAGCAGTAAGAGATAATTATAAGTTTTAATTACTGTGGATTGTTGTCTCTCTACTTTCAGCGATGGCCTAGAGGTTGCTGTGGTGTACTTCAGGAATGGCTACATGCCTCAGAACTACGTTTCTGAACAGGTCTTTCTTTATTCCTAGTTTTTAGTTGGTGACTATGTGAAGTGGAGTCAATATGGTAAACTTCAGTTTTGCTTTTTAGAGCTAAGTTAGTAACAGACATGGAGGAGTAAAAAACCGGCTGCATGTAGGTCTGCCATCTGAAACAACCATGTATCAACCTGTGCAACAGACATGAAGCAGTTATTCCCACGCAGAGTAAAATTGCTTTTGtggttatataataataatttgtcagGAATGTTGACCAAGAGAAAGCAGGACAAAAAGGAAACCAATGCTGATTGTCTCAAATATAAGATTTCAAAAGGGTCTGTTATAATGTTCACTTAAATGTGAAGAAAGCAATTGTTCTCCTTGACATATAGCTGGGtcatgacattattttttttgcaaacagtgGCCAGTTAAgtagatttgatttatttatgaaggACATCAAACTATATGGTACCCTGGAAAACCATatcatgatgtgtgatgtgtccagaatcagaaatgtgttttttattttaattttgtactCTAGTATTGGGATGCCCGTCTTCTGATGGAGCGCTCGATGGCTGTGAAATGTCCAGACATCAGCACCCACCTGGCTGGAACCAAGAAGGTCCAGCAGGTGCTCGCAAAGCCTGGAGTTCTGGAGAAGTTCTTCCCCGACCAGCCTCAGGTAGCGGAGCAGATCAGAGCAACGTTCGCTGGCCTCTACACTTTAGACATGGTAAGAGAATCACACATGCTATCTGCCCACTTTCCTGAATTCAtctatttttgtacatttgtcacaattaaatcttttatcagctattaaaaacatcttttccCGATGTGAAAGAGTAATAGCCCCCATCAGTTTCTAAATCAACTAATTACCCAAATTTCATTGATAATGACACTCAGGCTGAACTATTGCCAGACCTGTTCAACTAAACATCACTTGAATAGATCCCGTTTGCCAATGTGAAGGAGACTAAAAGTTCTCAAAATGCTTCACATGATGCCACAAACTaaagaagtttaaaaacaaatgcgAAACAGAGGTCATTTAAATCTTTCAGTCTGGGAAGGATTACAGAGCCATAACTATAAGGCTCTGGGCCTCCAGCGAGCCATGGTGGGAGCCATTATCTACGAATGGAGAAAACCTGGAACAGCGGTGAACCTTACCAGGCGTGGCCAGCCGGCCAAAATCCCTCCAGGGGCGCTTTGACGACTCATCCAGGAAGTCACAAATGAACCCAGATGAACATATAAAGAACTGCAGGTATCACTGGCCTCCATGAATTCTGCTCTCAGTTCATGACCTACAGCTCAAGTGCTGTTGGGTTATGAAGGCTCAACTGAATAAAATACAGGCCTTGAAGTGGCCTCGTCAAAGTCTTGAATCTAATTCAGATGCTGTGGCAAGACATGGTTTTTTCGCAAATGCAGTTGTTGCTACAGAGGTCAGCACGACCAGTTTTTTGAGGGGCAATTACTTTCTCACATGGGTGATTTaggtttttctgtctgtaattCTTTACCTTCAGTAAATGGAACGATCATTTGAAAGCTGCAATTTTTGTCCATTTACATTGTCTTTAAGAAGTTGGATCAGTGGCATTTCACAGAACTGTTCAAAAAACCAGAGATGACTACatcatgtttattatttttttgtcagtgccTTAGCACCACCATGTGGTGGTCATGTTCATCTTTTGGTCCTGAAAATGTGTACAGAAGGTGTCAAAGTGTACAGAAGAtatcaaagtgaaatatttgcatttttctctgcTAATATCGTATTTCCTCTCCTGATTTCCTTTTCCCTATTTCTCTGATGCTGCCACTGCCTTCAGGGCCCAGATGGTGACAAAACTGTAGCGATGGCTTTGGCCGCACCAGACCGGTTTGTCCTGAAGCCTcagcgagaaggaggaggtaCGATTTCACGACATCTTTGcactacttccatttccccctccaaactccgttaaatgacatcgctgatcaccatctccatgaggtaacattaactatgcataagtaactcatacaaccccacttcaaaatcactgaactatccctttaaaccACTGACTCGTTAGTCACCACTTCTTAAACCATGGCAGTGTGTACCACAATGTACACGCAACACAATCCCATCAAGCTAGTAGGAACTAGCATTCAGTTATTGTCCACAGTTGGCCACAATGATTTTTCAAGAAGAACCCCAAGTCAAGTTTTCTTGACCTTCAAAATCTAGAAGAGGcaagtgaatacatttttgctcTAGAAAATTACTGGTCAAAACAAGTAAAATAACCAATGCACAAGCTAAGTCAATGAATTAGATTCTCTGTGCAGACaagtttaaagctgcagtgtgtaatattagaAGAACTTATTAACAGAAAGtcaatatattgtccataactatgtgttcatatatgtataatcacccgcaacaaagaaccaatgttttttcgtcaactttgaatgagttaaatatagttacaggAGGTGGACCCGgcctccgtgtaagtcgccatgtttgctacgtcgtgttgaatatggttgccCAAAAGGGACAAACAGTAAACGCATATACaggttgaattttcagcgctgccggaaaacCGGAAGAGGAATCAGGGTtgcgccaccgtaaagtgtccccgTCGGTCGACAGTGCAAGCTAACAAATTTGAGATGCCAGAGTTTGGGAAATGGAGGATCATACCTATTATTTAATGGAAGAGAATGCAAGAGCTGACCGGCAACCACAGAACACGAGGGTAACCACTGGCGTGGCGCTGCCCAGATGGAGATCGCCAATGAGGTTTTCAAAGTCACGCCGAGGTGGCTTCTTCCCTGGACAGGTAATCAAACTACCAGTTTACATACAATGTTTCATAGTTTTAACTAGAGCATGGCCGAGGTCCAAAGAACAAACGCAAGTAACTTTGTTCCAGTATCGATGTTGACAAATATATATCTAACTGATGCTATGAGAGCTAATTAGCAGAACATCATATTGCATGTGTAAAGCTAGAACAAATTAACATGACCTGCTCTATTTGCATCTCAAAGCCATGGATATATGTAGCACCTTTGTTTGCGTTCAAATTTTATCTGGGGAATGGGGGAAGGAAACCATCAGACAAAGGGTCACAGAAACCTAATTATCGTGCAGAACAACACAAGGTTGCGAGACCTGTTTACAGTCGCTTTACATTATGCAAAGGAGATGCAATTTCCTTGACAAACAAAGGACCATCTTCTATCATTTTGCATACGGTGTGTTATCATCAGTTTTGACTTCACTGTTGTTGTgcattgttgtaaaaaaaaatttacacaCATTACATCATGTTCTGCATCCACAGAATTGGTGGAGCATTAAAGAGAGCACCATCCATTGATCGACTTTTGGCAACACTCACTGCAGgcaaacatttgtgtgttttatactTGAGGCATTCCCATCACTTAGACCTTTTTACAAAAACTGTTTAATGTGAGTTTCTTTTGGGATGAACAACTGATACTATTTTAATGGTTGATAGTTAATTACAGATTCAGACAAGAGGACCCTTCGTCTGGATGACCCCTACAAGAGGGGTCGATGTCGTCACTAGTCTGTAGAGGTCTATTGTATGTGATTTATTGTAGCATATTTCCTTACCCTGCAACTCATACTCTAGGTGAAATATTACCATAAacgtttcacaaaaaaacatgaaaactatAAAATAGTGTGTATAAATGTGCAATGGCTCAGAATGTTTTCTAGGGATAAGCTTTTCCATGAGCTGCAGATTTGGATAGATCCTGATGTGAAGATTAAAGGATGGGcaaatgtatttctgtaatAATAAAGAAATCTATATCCCAAGTTACTTTGTCTGTCAATTTGTacattcaatgtttgatttcaaGATTATGCTGTTTGTTGTAATGAAAGGCGggggtttgcaacttcaccaccagatgccgccagaattCACACACTAGCTTTAAATTGGAAGTCTCAGGTCTTGATTGTTTTATATTCTCACGGATTAGTTTTTTGTCGCTGTGAATAATCATCTGTCAATTGCAGTGtaccttaaagggatagttcagtgattttgaagtggggatGTATGAGGtgtagttaatatgttaccttatggcaatggtgatcagcgctgtcattttatggagtttggaggagaagtggataaAGCGAAAGTCGGAGttccactgttgcagaggggaccaccgaaaatGCTTACCTTACAATCGTAGCGTAcaatccgttcaattgtacgctaaaggatgtatttttttcactgctttagtttgccacCGGacagtttgcacttttttttcaagcgtacttcggccatgtattactacaccaactcGCCCCAGTGCAGAGAATCAGCTGGTTGACTCAGAGCTACCGCGGTTGATTCAAGAGACAcgagaaaacaaaaatttgTGCTTGTGAAAGCGATGAAGACATGCCATTCACCTTGGACGTAAGAGGATACCTTTATGAGCACGAACAGTTCATTTGCTGAGTGATACGCTGGTTCTCTCCACCGGCGCGAGCTGGCACATTAATACATGTCCGAAGTacgcctgaaaaaaaaaagtgcaaaaataaacgaCTGTCTGGCGGCACactaaagcagtgaaataaTCCGTTATTTAAcatacaattgaacagattttttttttttaggtaagcatgtgaaaaaaaatgtgttctcaGCGTCTCCTACTGTCAAACACCAGTCCCAATTTGAACTGTCACAGACAAGTGGAGGGCTCCTTGATGTTTCCCTTTAACTGGCCCATGAGAATTCTCTAtatgttcattttcttcatgGCTTGTCGACACATCATTATGATGCTGTTTTCCCAGGTAACAACATCTATGGATCAGAGATCTGCGAGGTCCTGGAGGGAATGAAGGAGGGTACAGAGAGAATGGCCTATATTCTGATGGATAAAATCCTCCCCACCCCCTCAAAGAACTACCTGCTGATACGAGACGCTCCCCTCCAGATCAGCAACTGTCTCAGTGAACTGGGAGCGTTTGGAGCTTATGTCAGGTATGTATTCACTATTTCACTGGTATGAAATACGTCGTGTGCATGGATTGGTTTCAGATTGGACTTTTTAATGAAACCGTTTGTTCTTTCATTTATCCAATTCAACATCAACTGCTGCTTATTATGGCGGAGCATGTGCTGCtaagatacagtagatagagcTTCTTAAAGGATAAAAGTATAATACTGAATatgtattttgatatttcacTCACTGCCAATAAGTACAGTGAAGACTCTTGGTCTCTGTAACCCTTCTCTGCAGTATTAGCCAAGACCAAGTCCATAATGCTTGTTCTGAAAAGTTCAACCAAAGCTAATGATCTGACTGAAGCATTAGTTGTCTAATAATTTACGAATGACGTTGACATGATATGACAGTGgacattattaacatttcatCTTTAAGGCTGCACCAGTTGATGGCAGAAGCTTTCAGTAAGAATCTCAGATTGCAGCCATTTCTATACGTTTTGGTCAGGAATACACTAAATCTGCATTATATTCCCTTATATGCATGAGACCTTAAATAACAACATGCCTCAGGTTAAAAACCTTTTATCAATAATGGTTTTATAAGTTAACTAACATCAGCTACGTTAGCAAAATCCTCTATTTCCCACTGTCTCTACACTGCATGAATACTACTAATCTAAAACACGTTCTTCTACATTTACACATTGTAGGTTTGAGAATTAAACCCAATACTTGTTTCTTTTGGAAAAGGTGAAGTCAagtttacacatttatttactcATTCATAGTCTTTACGAGAAAATATATTCCTGGAATTTGCAGTTTTACGCATGAAACTTACCGTTTGCAGTGTATAAGTGTGTTTATTTCCTTAAGTTTATTTAACCTTCACACGTGTGTAAGATGACACCCACACATGTTCACAGCTGCTGAGGACagaattaacattaaaatgagagtttatgagaaaatgacaaatatcaTCTATGATGTAACCATGAAATACAGTGATGTTATATTGTACCACACACAATAATCAGGCTCAACATGTTAAACAAACACAGTCTGAGCCAGAGCACGTGGGGGTTAAATGCATTTCTACAAGGGCACCTCAGATGTGGAAACCTCATTCTTGAACTTGACCTATCATCAGATGataaaaatggtgaaatataaagtgtattttgtctttgtgataTAATTTCTCTCCGTTTGTTTACAGACGAGGTAAAGACACGGTGATGAATGAGTGTGTGGGCCACCTGCTCAGGACCAAGGGTTCCGAGCACTCGGACGGAGGTGTGGCCGCGGGAGTGGCTGTGCTGGacaatcctctcctcttctgagGGTTCACACTTTTTTCCCCGCTGGGCTTtcaacagaaaggaaaaaatgcacaaatggtAAAACGGCAAAATCAAGGTTGAACTTTTCGAGTCGCCCTGTAACGGTACAGTATGAAAATACTGTCCCACATACATATCATGAATCATTGTCTGAAAGGGGATTTATCAGTTTTTTACCAAGTATGTTGAAATTGCGTGTGTGCTGCTCTCAAATAACACTGAAGGACCAAAGAAATGTATCAGATTTGAGGTCAATAAGAGATTATTAGTATTTTGGGGTTTGCAGAAAGTTGAGTCGAGGAGGCCCGATATGTCCTACATAATTCCCCCCCTTTTGAGGATCTTCTAATTCTCAAAACACTGCTTCATTAATCATCATTAAACATATGAGTACATAAACAATAATCCATTAAACATTAAACCATATTACTGAATTCCGCAGTTCTTCAAACATATATAACTGTAATGAAAGGGAGAATTTGAACATAACATGTTCAGTTCAGTAACACGTTTGAATTCCTTAATTCTCAATAAATGCTGACaacttcatttatttcaaatgaagacAGGGCCTTTTTAGGTGCAAAATTTCCTTCTTTTATTGtctatgattaaaaaaaacccactaacAACACAGGGTGTGATACTACTCCACATTTACAACCTTCaatgctctcttttttttttcttcctcagacCCTTCGAGAACGTGATCCatgattaaacattttcatattttaaaaaaatgagccAGACCATAATCACTCTTCTTTTCTGCAGCATCTCTCTCACAGCCAGCAGTTTCACATTAGCAACACGGTGAACTGAGGCCGCCATCTTGTGGCTCTTATGTGTCACTACAACATTTCAGTTCTTTTGGGTCCTTCCAATCCTGTGTAGGCTTCTGGGTTACTGGCGGGtgtgtcaaaaacaacaacacatattaCATGTTACATCATTTTTCAGTACAGTTCACCACAACTGCAGCTTCCAAACAGCCCTCTGACCGTTTTATTGTAGGAAAGCCCAGGTTAACAGGGAAACACTCTGGACCACTGATTTAAgaattaaagaaatgaaagtgtccttaaaaaaatggcttgtttttgctgttagtttgattttactattttctttttatcacttCAACTATGCTGAATACTGTGTTTTTGAAACAGACCACTTCAAACATTGTGAcgttttgctgtgattttttttaccctggGATACATAAACAAAAGCAGTGGCTAAAATGACCCCAAACATTTTATGTTGATTGGTGCTTTAACAGCCACCACATCTGAGTTGTAGAGTTGAAATTTAGTTATGCAGAAAGTAATGATGCTACTGCTGTATAATTACTTCTATAATCTGTCACAATAATAACAGTgagtatattttaaaaatcaaatcagcaGCTTTTGCTCACAGGAGATGTTGCTCGTCAGTGACAGTGGATTAAAACTGGGTCATTTGAATTAATTAGAATCAATAGTATTTCTaggtgaaagaaaaagtttaaTATCTCATGCAAATTTCAAATTGACACTCCTCTGCTGGGCTTCACATACTGTGGATCATTTATAAGTAATTTACACACATCTTATTGTGACCTCCCATTATGAATTCTAGGCTATATACTGTGACTGTAACACATGAAGAGAAATTATTAATATATGATGAAGatgattaataaaaacacactgtcTTGTCTTTGATGCTttgcatgaattattattagtattctCTGCCCAGAAAACAGACTCCACATGTCTAGAAACAGTGTTGAATTGGCTTgactcctccttcctccagcagcCTATTACAGCAAAGTACAACGATGACTACATCAGTTGTGGGTTTCTTAGTAACAAATACCAGTAAGAACAGTTCCCAATAAGTATATttcagacactgagacactACAGTCTTCACGACTCGACAGTCTGACATTAAACGTTACAGTGACCATTatgaattcaaatgtgattCAGCAATTATTTAGTTGTAGAGTAAATTCTAGTGTGTCAGACCCTTTGGACCAAAGAATATCAACGttcagtcaaaaaaataaaccatttacctgttaatttctttctttctttatttcattaccTGAGCATAAAGTAACTTAAGTGGAATGGAATCATTTAGAGTCCTGTTCGCCAGACTCtgctaaaatggaataattgatggagtggatgctgaatcaggaagacggaaaccgaAAGTATTTATTCTAAGAgttcaatattgaggagacttccggttcgccacacagatcaacaggttcacagcgTTCCGTGGACCCAAGATAGTCTccccatccccggtctctgtagtgtatttagtttaaagtaatgtcgtcatctccccgcgactatgagGCCTCGAGGGAGACGTccgctgctcaatgattgttttggcttgccatagatgacTTGACCTCGCTTGTTGCCGGAGAAGAATCCTCCAAAGAGTTTTCTCAGGAAGGATGGACGGAAATTCCTTAACACTAAGATCACACTAAAGGTTCTCCACTGTGAGTCAAAGTGGTGATTCAAAAGTAGAAATATcctaatctgaaaaaaatgtctttaaataaatgtgaacgcagcattttGCCTCTGTAGTTGGTTGGTTTTGTGCACAGGGGTGTATTATTTCCATTATGGATTCAGCTCCAGGGGCCGGCCGTAAATATTACGCCTGGTCAGTCCAAATCTAACTtgttcaaactttttttgttaaatgattcaaaacTAAATTACATTGCAAATAATACCATGACAATAAGTGTCATAACATGTCACTCTATTAAATATCTTAATAATGATAAAGGCGACTACTCGtctttatcattatcattattattagctatcacataatatatttaatttatatgaCAAGTAATCCTGCTACGTAGGCCCATGGTGTTTCTTACCTTGAACCTGTTTGCTCCCAGTGGGCAGATGCAAGTAAAAGAGCAATGCAAAAGGGAGTTTTGTGTCTTGCTGCTGCAGGTAGTttcaaaaattacatttcatttgccACCGTGTGTGACATAATGTGCATTTCCCTGCGTAGCCTGTTTTGCCCCTTAACAGCATATTTCTATGGCCATGCTGTGTGAAATAATTCTGGACATAGTCAGCATTTTTCTGAATTCATATGTCAGTCATGGTGGTCAGGTTCTCTGGCACCATTTACTCTCTCAGAAGGGTAACTATCGTAaactaagttttttttt from Scophthalmus maximus strain ysfricsl-2021 chromosome 3, ASM2237912v1, whole genome shotgun sequence carries:
- the LOC118316661 gene encoding glutathione synthetase translates to MAQGIPDDVMMNAALIKDLVDVAKDAALQQGVLMRIQETPNSSEMVTYTSFTLFPTPVPKAPFLQALALQTHYNTLVDKISQDPDFLQDALASTIAVDDFTARLFRIHQQILKEGRSQSIVLGLNRSDYMLDQGEDGKSSLKQIEINTFAASFGGHSSRTTDLHRTILKVAGLLEDSQRIPDNNPAAGLAGAVAKAWELYGSERAVVMFLVEDNQRNVFDQRFIEYELWKRNVPTTRKRFEDVCKSGSLDQDKRLFVDGLEVAVVYFRNGYMPQNYVSEQYWDARLLMERSMAVKCPDISTHLAGTKKVQQVLAKPGVLEKFFPDQPQVAEQIRATFAGLYTLDMGPDGDKTVAMALAAPDRFVLKPQREGGGNNIYGSEICEVLEGMKEGTERMAYILMDKILPTPSKNYLLIRDAPLQISNCLSELGAFGAYVRRGKDTVMNECVGHLLRTKGSEHSDGGVAAGVAVLDNPLLF